A section of the Malania oleifera isolate guangnan ecotype guangnan chromosome 2, ASM2987363v1, whole genome shotgun sequence genome encodes:
- the LOC131147849 gene encoding uncharacterized protein LOC131147849 — MFYRGKYMEGSDAREMGAKRQRIVDQGSSFYGTSPGSNFVYNTPSYSYIGQPPPFPVVRLRGLPFECSEADIAEFFHGLDIVDVLFVHKNGRFTGEAFCVLGYPLQIDFALQRNRQNMGRRYVEVFRSKRQEYYKAIANEVSDARGGSPHRSSMRMKSNDEGKDLAEHTGVLRLRGLPFSATKDDIMDFFKDFAVSDDSIHMTLNSDGRPTGEAFVEFASPEDSKAAMAKDRMTLGSRYIELFPSSHEDLDEAVSRGR, encoded by the exons atgttttacaGGGG TAAATACATGGAAGGCAGCGATGCGCGTGAAATGGGTGCAAAACGGCAGAGAATAGTTGATCAAGGTTCTTCATTCTATGGGACTTCCCCTGGTTCAAATTTTGTGTATAATACACCTTCTTACTCATATATCGGCCAACCTCCACCTTTTCCTGTTGTCCGACTTCGTGGGCTGCCTTTTGAGTGCTCTGAAGCTGATATTGCTGAGTTCTTCCATGGTCTGGACATAGTTGATGTTCTCTTTGTCCACAAGAATGGCCGCTTCACTGGTGAAGCTTTTTGTGTTTTGGGGTATCCACTTCAAATCGATTTTGCCCTTCAGAGGAACAGGCAAAACATGGGAAGGAGATATGTTGAAGTTTTCAGGAGCAAGAGGCAGGAATATTACAAGGCTATAGCAAACGAAGTTTCTGATGCTCGTGGTGGTTCGCCACATCGAAGTTCTATGAGGATGAAATCAAATGATGAGGGGAAGGATTTGGCTGAACATACAGGGGTTTTGCGACTGAGGGGATTGCCGTTTTCTGCCACCAAGGATGACATTATGgattttttcaaagattttgCAGTGTCAGACGACTCAATTCACATGACACTCAATTCAGATGGGAGGCCAACTGGTGAAGCATTTGTGGAGTTTGCCAGCCCAGAGGATTCAAAGGCAGCAATGGCTAAGGATAGGATGACACTTGGAAGTCGCTATATTGAGCTGTTTCCTTCATCTCATGAGGACTTGGATGAAGCTGTTTCAAGAGGCCGGTGA